The Moraxella nasicaprae sequence GTTGCTGAGCAAAATAACTTCAAACTATCTGGTCATTCTTTGGTGTTGTATGGCGTGTGCGACAGTCCAGAGTGCCAAAAAACAGACGAAAAATAAACCAATCCACAAAAAACCCAACTCTTCATCGAGTTGGGTTTTTTATTTTGCTAATACACCAAAAAATCATCTAGTGTAACTGCTCCAACACATCTTTGGCAACCGCTTGGCTGATTTTGCCTTGTGCCAGCAGATGTTTTAGACCATGCTCAAAGCTGCTCATGCCAAATGCCGCTCCCGTGCCAATCATTGATGGGATTTGGTGGGTTTTATGTTCACGAATAAGATTTTTGATGGCTGGCGTGGCAATCATAATCTCATGGATTGCCGTACGCTCTCCTTGTGTGTTTGGCAGTAGTTTTTGGGCGATGACCGCCTGTAAGCACTCAGATAGCATTGTGGCAATCAATGGCTTTTCTTGACTGTCAAATACATCGACCAAGCGGTCAATACTTTTGGCGGCAGAATTGGTGTGTAGCGTTGCCAGCACCAAATGCCCTGTTTCAGCGGCGGTCAGAGCAAGGCGAACGGTCTGAGCATCTCGCAATTCTCCCACCAAAATCACATCAGGGTCTTCTCGTAAAGCGGCTTTGAGTGCTAATTGAAAATCAAGCGTGTCTTTATACACTTCTCGCTGATTGACAAGTGAGCGTTTGGATTGATGAATGAACTCAATAGGGTCTTCAATCGTCAAAATGTGCGATGCTTGATGACGGTTGATGTGGTCAATCATCGCCGCCAGTGTGGTGGATTTGCCCGACCCTGTCGCTCCTGTTACTAAGATAAGCCCTTGTTTTTTCTGACATAATTGAGCAAAAATGGGCGGGGCGTTGAGGGATTCTAGCGTGGGTGGCTGATTGGCAATGCAGCGAAACACCGCTCCAGCCCCCAATCTGTGATGAAAGGCATTAACACGAAATCGTGCCACGCTATCTAGCTCAATAGCAAAGTCTAACTCCATGCGATGACACCATTGGTCATATTGTGCTTGACTCATGATGGATTGTAGCCATGCTCGCACGGTTGCATCGTCAGGCGGTGGTAAGGCAATGGGTGTCATCACGCCATGCAGTCGCATCATCATTGGCTGATGGGCAGATAGGTGCAAATCGGACGCACCTTGTAGGAGGGTTTGGCGAAGCAAATCGGTCAGGCTGGTTGCTGGATTCATCAAATGCGTCCCTGAAAATGGTTTTTATTTGGCGGATTGTGCTAAACTATATCTTGAAAACAGGTTTTTTGTAAAGTGATTTTTTTGGGGGAATGTGATGAATTTTGATGAGCAGATTTTACAGCAAAATTACCAAACTGTCGTCAATCAACTGACAACATACAATGAGCAGTACAACAAAAATACCGCCTTGCTTGCCGTCTCAAAAACCAAGCCTGCCACGATGATTGCCCATCTTGTCGGGTTGGGTCAGCAACATTTTGGCGAAAATTATCTGCAAGAAGCCTTAGAAAAAATGGCGACACTGCAAGAATTACCAATCACTTGGCATTATATTGGTAGCATTCAACGCAATAAAACCAAAGACATCGCCAAGCATTTTGACTGGGTGCATACGCTAGAACGAGAAATCATCGCCACTCGTCTTAATGAACAGCGAGCTGGTCTGCCGCCTTTGAATGTCTTGATTCAGGTGAATATCGATGATGAAGCAAGCAAGTCTGGCTGTCAGCCTGATGAGCTGCCCAAGCTGGTGTCGTATATTTTAACCTGCCCAAATTTGGCGTTACGGGGGCTGATGGTGATTCCCAGCAAAGCTGGTGGTGATGCTTTTGCCAGAACGCAGGCGTTGTTTGAGCAAATCAAACAAAGTCATAATCCACCGCATTGGGATAGTCTAAGCATGGGCATGAGTGGCGATATGCCGCTTGCGGTTGAGCATGGCTCAACGATGGTGCGAGTAGGGACGGCGATTTTTGGTGAGCGACATTATGCTTAATAAGGATTGATTTTCACCTAAGATGGTTGGTCAATGACTTGGAGGGGTAGATTATGATTATCAATATTGACAGACCACAAAAATCCATTCACCCTGTGCTAAATTTGGGGTTTCGTATCTTTTTCTTGGGTTCGGCAATATTTGCCATCATCACGATGCTGCTGTGGCATCTGGTGCTAAATGGTGTGCTAACCTTTCATGGAGCCAACCTAAATCCAGTTTATTGGCATGCTCATGAGATGATTTTTGGCTATGCGTTGGCGGTTATTGCAGGGTTTTTATTGACGGCGGTCAAGGCTTGGACTGGCGTACCGATGCCATCAAACTGGCGATTATTGGCAATTTTTATGCTGTGGGCATTGGCTAGAATCTGTTGGGCATTGTCGCCAGCATTGCCCAGTATGCAGATAGGGGCGATGACTGCTGATGTGCTATTTTGGCTGGCGGTCAGTGCGGTGGTGGTGCGTGCTGTACTCTTGGTTCGACAGACCAGACAGATGGGTATTGTTGCTAAGCTGTTATTACTGCTGGTTTGTCATTGCTTATTTGATGCAGGGGTTTGGCTTGGGCAAAGTCAATGGCAAAGTACAGCATTGTATTTGGCGTTATTCTTGGTCATTGGCGTGGTCTTTACCATTGGGCGAAGAGTGTTGCCATTTTTTATTGAAAAAGGCATTTTTGTCAATCAAGATGGTACGCCAAGCGGTATCGTGGTTAAATTACCCAATTCACTATGGCTAGACCGAGGTTCTTTGCTGGCTTTTTTGGGATTATCGTTGTCAGTTTTGCTACATCTTGATGCGTGGATTGTGAGTATTTTGGCAAGCTTGACTGCCATCATTCATGCCAAGCGATTGATGGGCTGGTATCATCGAGCCATTTGGCAAAAACCGCTACTTTGGTCGCTTTATGTGTCATTTTGGGTGATGGTGTTGTCGTTATTATTGATGGCGATATTGCCATGGCTTGGGCTAAATAGCAGCTTGGGATTGCACGCTTTGGCATTAAGCGGTATTGGCATGACAACCATTGCGATGATGGCTAGGGTGTCGCTTGGACATACAGGGCGTAATATCCATCAACCGCCCAAGCTGTTTGTTTGGCTGTTTGTCTTGATGATATTTTGTCTATTGTTGCGTGTTTTTGTGCCGATGTGGGCAGATGATTATGTGCGTGTGCTTGCCTATTCGCAGGCGTGCTGGGTGATGAGTTTTGCGTTGTTTTTGTGGGCATACACCAAAATGCTCATCAGCCCCAGAATTGATGGTATCATGGGATAGTGCGTCAAGATGATTTTATAGTCAATTCTATTCAAAACCAGACAAAGGTTTTTCGTTCGTGGTGAGCTTGTCGAACCATAACGGAAACCTGCCCCTTCGACAAGCTCAGGGCGAACGGTTTTGCTGTATAGTTTTGATACGAATTAAGTATAAAAATCAATTAACCGCTTGATGATGACAAAATAGGCGTGCAGGATACACACATGACCATAAAAAAGCCGTCAAAATCAGACAGCTTTTTTATTTAATCAACGCTTAGCCTTTAATCGACCAACCATTGACCAATGGATAACGGCGTTCACGACCAAAAGATTTTTTGGTGATTTTTGTGCCAATCGCCCCTTGACGGCGTTTGTATTCTGCCTTATCCACCATGCCTAGCACTTTTTCGACCACCGAAGGTTCAAACCCTACCGCCACAATGGCTTTATAGCCCAAATCTTCTTCGATGTACAAGCGTAAAATATTATCCAGTAGCTCATAATCAGGCAAGCTGTCTTGGTCTTTTTGGTCGGGACGAAGTTCTGCACTTGGTGGACGAGTGATGACTCGCTCTGGAATCACAGGCGTATCTTCTAGGCGATTGCGATAGTTTGCCAAACGGTACACATCAGTTTTGTACACATCTTTAAGAACATCAAAACCGCCAACCATATCGCCATACAGGGTGGCATAGCCAACCGCATTTTCTGATTTATTACCTGTTGAGATGACCATGTGTCCAAACTTGTTGGATAGTGCCATCAAAATCGTGCCTCTGGCTCTGGCTTGTAAATTTTCTTCGGTGACATCAGGCTGGCTATTGGCAAATAACGGAGCCAGTGATGAGCGAAGTCCTGCTACTGCATCATGAATTGGGCAGACAGTGTAAGAGACATTGAGGCGAGCTGCCTGAGCTTCGGCATCTTCTAGACTGATGCTTGAAGTGTATTCATAAGGCATCATCACGGCATAAACACGGTCAGAGCCTAAGGCATCAACGGCAATGCACAAAGACAAGGCACTATCAATACCACCTGATAAGCCTAAAATCACTCCTTTAAAGCCAGAACGATTGACATAATCACGCAACCCAACCACCAACGCTTGATACATTTCTGATTCCTCAGAAAGCATCAATGGTGCTTTGGCTTGACTGCTAAATTGCTTGCTTGGCACATCGTATTGAGCCATCATCAGCTGATTGAGAAATCTTGGGGCTTCATGGGCGATTTGTCCATCAGCCTGAACGATGAGAGAGCCGCCATCAAACACCACATCATCTTGAGCACCCACAGTATTGACATAGACGATGGGCAGCTGATGGGTGCTGGCCTGTTTTTCAAGCAGGGCTTTACGCTGAGCCTGTTTGCCAATTTCAAATGGTGACGCATTGATGACCACCACCAAGTCTGCCCCTTGTTCTTTTAGGGCTTTGATGGGGTGTTCATGCCAGATGTCTTCACAAATAAGCAGACCGATGGTCGCCCCTTTGTAGTCAAACAATACTTGATTGCGACCTTGTTTAAAATAGCGAACTTCATCAAAGATACCATAGTTGGGTAGGCACTGCTTGTGATAAAAGCCTTTTTGAACACCGCCTTGCAAAATGGCGGCTGAGTTAAAAGTACCATGCTGGTCAATGTGCGGATAACCTAAGATGGTAACAATGCCATCAATTTCGGCAAGTTTTGCCATGGCATCTTTGACTCGTTCGCCAAGTGTTGGACGCAATAACAAATCTTCTGGCGGATAACCGACCAAAGATAATTCTGGAAAAACGACAATATCCGCCCCACGATTTTTGGCATCAATGGCTAAGGCGTGCATTTTTTTGACATTGCCTGCAATATCCCCAACCCAAAAGTTGGTCTGAATTAGGGCAAAAGTGATTTTGCCCAAGTGTGTGTCCACGCTGTTTAGTGTGGTTGTGTCGCCTGTTGGCGTTGCTTTGGTTTTTGGCATTGTTGTAATCCTATTATTATACCGATTTAGGTATTATGAGAACATCATGTTCCATACAAAATGATGACACCCAAGTCATTTGTTGGGTGCTGGCAATAAAAATACTATTGACCTTCGATAGTATAGCATAAGCAGGGCGAATTTGTGGTATAGTAATGCCATGTTTCTTAAAAAGGTTGTAAAAAATCCATGTTTGCATTCATCATCAATGTGCTTATCATCTTGGTTGTGATGAAAGTGTTTTTTAAGTTTATGTACCCTAAGCCACCTAAGGCGTTTTTTCCCCAAGAGGGCGACGACACAACACTTCGCACCTGCCATCATTGCGGACATCAACTTGCCACTTATCGAGGCATTTTGGAAAGCGATGCTCAGACTGAGCGGTTTTTTTGTAATGACGAACATCGCTTGGCATATCATGAGCAGCACTCGCCTGACTAAACAAAAAAGACATCTTAATGATTAAGATGTCTTTTTTTTGGATTTAGAGCATGGTGCGAGCATCTCGATTGATTTTTTCAATCAGTGCATGGATTTGGCGTCTTTCTTCGGTCGCTGCCGACATTTGGGCTTGTAATGTTCGCACTTGGTCGTATAATTCTAGGCTGACCAGCACCAAAAACTCTTCATTGCTGGGGTTTTTGTTTTTGATTTCACGGCGTAAATCACGGATTTTTTGGTTAATATAATCTGCACCAGCTTCTAGGTTGGCAACTTCATTGACAGGACAAACCACTCGATGTGGCGTGCCAGCGATGCTGATGTCCACAGGACGATATTCATCGCTAGAACGGCTTGAAGCTGTCGTGGTTTGGGTAGGCTTGTTATTTGAGTGGTTGCGATTGTTTAGGGCATCTTCTAAGTTCATGATATATCCTTGATTAGCAATAAAGAATTATTTTTGATGGTCGATTTGTGACAACCAATCACGAATGATTTCAGCACGAGAAATCGCCAAAGCGTTCTTGTCTTTTAATTCTTGATTTTGTTTCAATAGATTTTGGTTGGCTTCGTATAATTCTTCAACTTGCTTTTGTAGGGCGTTGCGAGACTCTTCAAGCGATTTGTTTTGGATTTGTTGGTTGTGTAGGTCTTGATTGGCTTGATTAAGTTTACTTTGTAGGCCATCAACCAGCTGTGGCGTGGTGTCGTTGGCGATTTTTTGTTTAAGATTGGCAAGCTCTGTTGCGGTAACGGCATATTGTTTTTTCATTGCCAAAATGGTCTGTTCTAGGGCTTGAAGTTGGGCTAACATATACTTTTCCTAATAGATAAGCATTGGTGCGGCATTTGTCTGATGTCATCATGATGAATTTGTCAGCATTGACCGCAAAAGACTATTTAGTACGCTAATCTTATCACGGCTCATCATCTTGTCAAATATTTTTACAAAGTTTTTTGTATCTGTGGTGAATTTATCGCCAAAAAATGCGTGAATGCCCAAATGATTGATGATGTTTTTATCAAAACAAATCCAACTTTTTGTGGTAAAATAGCACGATTTACAATCATGTATCTAACAAGAATGGGTGAGATGTGAGTAGTGATTATTTATCTGGCTGGGACGATTGGCAGTCAGCATTTAGCGATTGGTCAGATGTGTCTATCAGTGAGTTGCACGGTATCATGACGGGTGTGATGACTTTGTGCAACGCCACCGATGTGGACGGCTGGCGAAGTTTGCTTGAAGAACTGAGCTTTGAAGTGCCTAATGATGATGCCCTAGAACTGCTTAGCGAGTATGCCGAAGATGTCAGCTTTGCCCTAAAAGATAAAGATGACGCTTATGGCTACGAACCGCTTGTGCCAGATGATGAGCATGAACTGTATGAACGAGTGCTGGCATTAAAAGACTGGGCTGGTGGATTCATCACAGGCATTGGTGTGTCTGGCATCAGCCTTAGTGCTGACGAGAACGAGCTGATTCGTACCTTGATGGAGATTGCCGCCATTCGATTGGACGATGAAGAGAATCTAGAAGGCGGCGAGGAGCTTTGGCTGGAATTGTTTGAATTTGCTCGCATGGTACCTGTGCATTTGGCGGTCAGAAAACGCAGCAATGTCAAGGAATTACCCATCATCAAAGGTCTATCGCCTGATGCTAAGACCGCCAAAGAATTGGCACAAGAAAAAACTGTGCCAGTCATTGATGCGATGGCAAAAAAACAATAATCACACGCCATGCAAGTCATTTTTTTACAGCCAGATGCTCTGCCTAGCCTGCCAAATCTTGCCTTGACCATTGGTAATTATGATGGTGTGCATCTTGGACATCAGGCGATGCTAGCTAGATTGGTTGATGGTGCTAAAACCCTAAATCTATCATCGGCTGTGATGGTTTTTGAGCCACAGCCACGAGAGTTTTTTTATCCAGATGATGCTCCTGCCAGATTGAGCAGTCTGTCCGAAAAAAGCAAATTGATTGCTAAATTAGGCGTGGATTATTTGTTGGTGGCAAGTTTTGATGAAGTATTTCGCTCATTATCAGCTGACGCATTTGTCCAGATTTTAAAGCAGTTAAATGTCCGCCAGTTGGTTTTGGGCGATGATTTTCGTTTTGGGCAAGGCAGGGTAGGCAATCATCAGTCATTAAGTGAGGCGGGTTTTGCGGTCGAAAATCTGTCCAGCGTCCTTGTCGATGGTTATAGGGTCAGCTCAACTTTGGTGCGTGAAGCATTAGCAAAGGGCGATTTGATGGCTGCCAAGACACTGCTGGGTAGGGATTATGCCATCACAGGACAGGTGGTGCATGGCGATAAAATTGGGCGAACGCTTGATTTTCCAACCGCCAACATCGCCCTAAATCGTCACAAGCCACCATTACACGGTGTGTTTGGGGCGGATATTTTGGCGTTTGATGAACAAGGTACAGCACTTTCTTGGGAAACATTGACAACCAAGCATGGGCAAGGTGTGTCAGGCGTGACGGCTGGCAGTCTGTTTGGGGCGGTCAATATTGGCACTCGTCCTTCGGTCTTGGGAGTTGATTGGCGATTGGAGGTGCACCTGCCACAGTTTGCTGGCGATTTGTACGGAGTGCATTTACAAGTGATTTTCTTGCATTATTTGCATGGCGAACGCCGATATGATGGTCTTAATGCCCTAAAATTGGGCATTCATCAAGATGTACAGCAGCTATTGGATTGGCGAGCCGCCCAATCGACTTGATTGATGAATAAAAAAATCCCATGATATTGGGATTTTTTATTGGCGGATTGCGTGATGAAGTGGTCGTGTTATTGATTTATCTTATCATCAATGATTGTTTAATCATCATGCCAGATGAATGGCGTCATTGCTATGGGACACAGTCATCATTGCATACATTAAACTGACTGGCATTGTTCATGCAGGCGAGCATTAAGCTCATCGACCGTCAGCGACCAAGCGGTGTCTGTGCCACATTCTTCGGTCAAAAAAGCTCGCTGTGCGGTCGTCCAAAATGCTGCCTCTTGTAAAATGGTGCTTGGTGCTAGTTGGTGTTTGGCAATGAATGCCTCAATGGATACTTCGTCATTATCCAGACCCAGCTGAGCAAAGAGTGCTGCCATGCTATAATCTAAATCGTACATCTGTTTTTCCTAAGTCATGCTTATGCCAAGCATATCAAAGTTTGCCCAAATCAGCAATAGTTAGACGATACACTTTGAGGCAAAAAAGTGGCAAGCACCATGCCAAACGCAATCACAAATCGTCAAAATCATGCTTTTGGCGGTTGGTATAAGCCAATCATCGCCTGAGCGATGACCAAGCATACCATCACCAAAAGGTAATGCCACACCCATAAAAATATCCCCAACCATCAGGGCTGGGGATATGTCTGACAAAGTCTGCTTATAGCAAGTGTGCAATCGCATCACGCTCTTCGGTCAGCTCTTTTAGAGTGATGTCGATACGCTCTTGGCTGAATGCATCGATTTCTAGACCCTGAACGATTTTGTATTCGCCATTTTCGGTGGTGACAGGGAAACCAAACACCACACCCTCTGGAATGCCATAAGAACCATCTGATGGTACGCCCATGGTTACCCATTCGCCATTTGAGCCCAATGCCCAATCACGCATGTGGTCGATGGCGGCATTGGCAGCAGAGGCGGCTGATGACAGACCACGAGCCTCAATGATGGCAGCCCCTCGCTTGCCAACGGTTGGTAGGAATACATTGGCATTCCACTCTTGGTCGTTAATCATCTCTTTGACTGATTCGCCATTGATGGTGGCAAAACGATAGTCAGCGTACATGGTTGGGCTGTGGTTGCCCCAAACGGTCAAGTTTTTGATGTCTTTGACGGCTTTGCTAGTTTTCTTAGCCACTTGGGTCAAGGCACGGTTGTGGTCAAGACGAAGCATGGCGGTGAAGTTTTTGGCTGGCAAATCAGGAGCAGACTTCATGGCGATATAAGCGTTGGTGTTGGCTGGGTTGCCTACAACCAAAACTTTCACATCACGGCTTGCCACATCATTTAGGGCTTTGCCTTGAACGGTGAAGATTTTGGCATTTTCTTGAAGTAGGTCAGCACGCTCCATGCCTGGTCCACGAGGACGAGCACCCACCAGTAGGGCGTAGTCAGCGTCTTTGAAAGCGACATTTGGGTCATCTGTGCCAATGACATCAACCAGCAGAGGGAATGCACAGTCATCTAGTTCCATGATGACGCCTTGCAGGGCTTTTTGGGCTGCTTCAACTGGGATTTCCAATAATTGCAAAATGACAGGCTGGTCCTTGCCAAGCATCTCGCCTGATGCGATACGAAATAGTAGGCTGTATCCGATTTGACCTGCGGCACCAGTGACCGCAACACGAACAGGTTGTTTCATCGTCAATCCTTATGTTTTGATAAATAAAAAATGATAAAAAATCTGTTGGATTTTATTTTGGCAAATCTTGTCAAAATCAAAATCGATTCTAGTTTAGCACTTTATATTCACAAAAACAAATGGTTAATGGGCAAAACGCCAAAAAATAAAAATCCAGCGGGTGTGATGCTGGATTTTTTGTGAGATTTAGTAGGGTCTAACAACACCCATACGCTGACTGATGGGGAGGTAATTACCCAGTAATGCCCCATAGATGGTGGCGTTTTCCATCACATGTTTGACATAGGCACGAGTCTCGCCATAGGGAATGGCTTCGACATACTGATCGGCACTGATGTTACCATAAGCAGGTAGCCATTTTTTGGCGGCATTAGGACCGGCATTATAGCCTGCGGTTGCAACGGCAATCTGCCCACCTGCACGATTGGCAAGGTCGTTTAGGAACCAAGTACCATAGCGAATGTTGGTGTCGGCATCGCCCATATTGCCTGTGCTTTCGCCCATACCACGAGCGATTTGGGTAGCAGTACCTGGAATGATTTGCATCAAGCCACTGGCGGCAGCACCCGAGCGAGCGGCTGGCTGAAAGCGACTTTCTTGACGCATGATGCCATACGCCCAGGCAGGGTCAATGCCAACATTGCGACTGTGTCTGATGACGCTGTCGCTGTATGGCATCGGGTGGGATAATGCTCCGTTTCGTAGGTTTGGCGTGTTTTCGATGGCATGAATACTGCGATGATAGTAGCCTTTGTCATGAGCCATCTTGGCGGCGTGTAGCACCAGTTGGGTGTTGCCTGTTTCTTTTGCCATACGCACCGCCCAGTTCCATTCACGATTGATGTGTTCTAGGCTGGCATTATTTTGCATGAGCAAAAATGCACGAGCAAAGTATGGATTTGCCATCACTTGTTGTTCTTGCTGGCTGCTCAGAGCGGGCAGGGTGTTGCCACCAATATCGTTTAAGGTTAGCTTTTGACCCAAGCGGTCTTTGGCAAGCAGACCATAATAGTCAATCTCTTTGGCAAGTGATGTATAAATGGTGCGAGCCTGTCCAGCCTTGCCAGTTTGCTCATAGGCACGAGCCAGCCAGTATTGCCAGATGTTTTCTTGTTGGGTAACAGCACTCATGGTTCCGATGGCGTTAATGACATCTTGCCATTGCCCAAAATGAATGGCGGCTTGGGCATAATCTTCGGATTCTTCGAAGTTAAAGGGTTCGCCTAAGCTGTTTTGGAACCAACTGATTGCATCACGACTAAATCCCTCATCGGTATTGACATTCATTCGCTTGACGGCAATGCTTCGCCATGCATAGCGACGAGCCATGTCAGAAATCAGATGATTTGGGCGGCGATTATCGATGGCGATGTCATGAGTTAGTTGATTGGCAGCCTCCCAATGTGAGCGATGAGCCAGCAAGCTGATGGCATAGACATACAGATATTGGTTGGTTGGGCTAAATGCTTCTGTCTGAAAGCGACTTAAAAACCCCTGAGGATTGTTGCGTACTTCTTGAAGTGTACCATAATTGATGTTTAAGCCCAGCTGATTGGACAAGCTGACAATATCGGCGGTTTTGTCGGTTGCAGGATTTTTGCTGGATAATTGGCGTTTGTCAATTCGCATCATGCGAATGAGCTGCTCGTGCTTATCGGTCTGATTGATGCGTGGGTTGTAGCTCATTTCGCTGGCAAGTTTATCACACAAAGACTGTTTAATCTGCGTATTTAGCCACACATTTGGTTTTTGGTATAAGGCTCTCATGGAATCGGCAGCACTTTGGTTATAGCCCAAAGCGATGGCACAAGCCTCTGAGGCATCGGCATTTTCGATGGAGTTGGCAACAGCTCGGACGCTGGCGTAGTCGCCCTCACGAGCCTTAGTCTCGGCATAGTCAGCAGCCAGTTTTTCGCTCATCACATTGCGTGGATATTGACGCACAAATTCATTGACCGCATCAGGACTTTGGCCAGATAGGTTGTAGTTCATTCGCCAGTAGGTAGGATACATACCAAAGAGTGTGCCTTGCATACTTTGTTCGTATTGACGCATGGTGTTGGGATTGTTTTTTTGGCGTTCGGCTTCCAAAAATTGGTACACGCTGCCATCATTGGCATTGGCAAGCGGCAGGGCGGTTAGGCTGGCAAGAGAGAGTGCCAAAAGGCGATGGGCTGGTTTTAACATCATCAATATACCTTATTTATCAAGAATTCTTGTCATTAGCGGGCGATAGCTTAACAAATTTACTTTACTTGGGTGTATAAAAGTTGTAACTGCTGAATTTTTTAATAATACAATTAAATTGATATTATCAAAATGCGATCAATGTGGTATTATATATCAATCATAATCAGGTTAATATGGATAGGAGAATGATTTGATGAATAAATGGCAATCATACATCTTGGCGATGGCATTGTTGGGTTTTGGTGTCGGTCAATCGCAGGCAGCGATATATTTGGGTCAAGATGCCTCTGGGCATGATTGGACTTTTTTGGAAAAACGCATCGTCAATAAAGGGCTTGGCTACAAGGAGAGTTGGGCATTTATTGAGAGAGGCAATGACAAGCGAAAGGTGCTGTATTCTTTTAATTGCAATCGTGCCAGCGTTGCTCAGCTTGCGGTTGATGACTATAAAGTGGCACGAGGGCGTGCTGACCGCCTGATTCATTCGTGGCGACCTGTCAGACCCAGTTATTATCAGATTGGTCAAGGCACTTTTGAGGCACAGATGTATTATATCGCCTGTTAAGCATCATCAAAACAAACACAAAATCTTGGCTGGGTTTTGTGTTTTTTGATGAGAATTGGTAGGTTGGCTGTGTGAAAATCTCCCATTTGCCAAATTTTATGCTAAAATAGTGCGTTTTAATTTGATTTCTTTGGAATTTGGAAAACCCCGTCATGAAAGTCGCTACGTTTAACCCAAAAGACCATCAAGCCATCAACAAGCCTGTGATGAATGCTGATGACTTGTCTGCCACAAAAACCGTAAAAAAAGTCTATATCGTTACCCAAGGCTGTCAGATGAATGAATATGATTCTGAAAAAATGGGCGATGTGTTGGGGCAATCGCACGGTATGGTCG is a genomic window containing:
- a CDS encoding malate dehydrogenase, with the translated sequence MKQPVRVAVTGAAGQIGYSLLFRIASGEMLGKDQPVILQLLEIPVEAAQKALQGVIMELDDCAFPLLVDVIGTDDPNVAFKDADYALLVGARPRGPGMERADLLQENAKIFTVQGKALNDVASRDVKVLVVGNPANTNAYIAMKSAPDLPAKNFTAMLRLDHNRALTQVAKKTSKAVKDIKNLTVWGNHSPTMYADYRFATINGESVKEMINDQEWNANVFLPTVGKRGAAIIEARGLSSAASAANAAIDHMRDWALGSNGEWVTMGVPSDGSYGIPEGVVFGFPVTTENGEYKIVQGLEIDAFSQERIDITLKELTEERDAIAHLL
- a CDS encoding lytic transglycosylase domain-containing protein, giving the protein MMLKPAHRLLALSLASLTALPLANANDGSVYQFLEAERQKNNPNTMRQYEQSMQGTLFGMYPTYWRMNYNLSGQSPDAVNEFVRQYPRNVMSEKLAADYAETKAREGDYASVRAVANSIENADASEACAIALGYNQSAADSMRALYQKPNVWLNTQIKQSLCDKLASEMSYNPRINQTDKHEQLIRMMRIDKRQLSSKNPATDKTADIVSLSNQLGLNINYGTLQEVRNNPQGFLSRFQTEAFSPTNQYLYVYAISLLAHRSHWEAANQLTHDIAIDNRRPNHLISDMARRYAWRSIAVKRMNVNTDEGFSRDAISWFQNSLGEPFNFEESEDYAQAAIHFGQWQDVINAIGTMSAVTQQENIWQYWLARAYEQTGKAGQARTIYTSLAKEIDYYGLLAKDRLGQKLTLNDIGGNTLPALSSQQEQQVMANPYFARAFLLMQNNASLEHINREWNWAVRMAKETGNTQLVLHAAKMAHDKGYYHRSIHAIENTPNLRNGALSHPMPYSDSVIRHSRNVGIDPAWAYGIMRQESRFQPAARSGAAASGLMQIIPGTATQIARGMGESTGNMGDADTNIRYGTWFLNDLANRAGGQIAVATAGYNAGPNAAKKWLPAYGNISADQYVEAIPYGETRAYVKHVMENATIYGALLGNYLPISQRMGVVRPY